Proteins encoded together in one Pseudomonas arsenicoxydans window:
- a CDS encoding FecR domain-containing protein, with product MSPVSSKPVSAHVLDAAIAWQLSLDSGNPVEREEFAKWHAAHEEHARAWRQLGMLDQRFSVASGPARTALLQSRESIRRRVRKLGSGVASLVAVIGLALFAGDRYLPIDYWLADQRTATGEQRTLRLTDGTLINLNTHSAIDVRFDEKRRLIILQEGEILIETGHGDARPFIVETREGSLRALGTRFLVRREDDGTRLSVLQSAVAAHPQSSPEEQILREGQQVLMCGNGLGPITALNLGADAWTRGMLVVDNARLEDLVHELARYRHGHLGVAPEIADLRITGSFPLHDTDKALNALLPTLPVQIEQHTPWWVTVAKAHTNP from the coding sequence ATGAGTCCGGTCAGTTCCAAACCGGTGTCCGCGCACGTTCTGGACGCGGCGATTGCCTGGCAGTTGTCCCTCGATTCCGGCAACCCGGTGGAGCGCGAAGAGTTCGCCAAATGGCACGCGGCCCACGAAGAACATGCTCGTGCCTGGCGCCAATTGGGCATGCTCGACCAGCGTTTCAGCGTCGCCAGCGGCCCGGCCCGCACGGCATTGTTGCAGTCGCGCGAAAGCATTCGCCGCCGGGTGCGCAAACTGGGCAGCGGCGTGGCCAGCCTGGTTGCGGTGATCGGATTGGCGCTGTTCGCCGGTGATCGTTATCTGCCCATCGACTACTGGCTGGCCGACCAACGCACCGCCACCGGCGAGCAACGCACCCTGCGCCTGACTGACGGCACGCTGATCAACCTCAACACCCACAGCGCCATCGACGTGCGCTTCGATGAAAAGCGGCGGCTGATCATCCTTCAGGAAGGGGAAATTCTCATCGAGACCGGCCATGGCGATGCCCGGCCATTTATCGTCGAGACCCGCGAAGGCAGCCTGCGCGCACTCGGCACCCGCTTCCTGGTCCGACGCGAAGACGACGGCACGCGCCTGAGCGTGTTGCAGTCAGCGGTGGCCGCGCATCCGCAATCAAGTCCCGAAGAGCAGATTCTGCGTGAAGGCCAGCAAGTGCTGATGTGCGGCAATGGCCTGGGACCGATCACCGCGCTCAACCTCGGCGCCGATGCCTGGACCCGCGGCATGCTGGTGGTGGACAACGCGCGACTGGAAGATCTGGTGCATGAACTCGCTCGTTATCGACACGGGCATCTTGGCGTTGCGCCAGAAATCGCCGACCTGCGAATCACCGGCAGCTTCCCGCTGCACGACACCGACAAGGCCCTGAACGCGCTGCTGCCGACCTTGCCGGTGCAGATCGAACAGCACACGCCGTGGTGGGTGACGGTGGCGAAGGCTCACACCAACCCGTAA
- the creD gene encoding cell envelope integrity protein CreD — protein sequence MNRSLTIKLGAIALLILLLLIPLLMINGIIQDRQQLRDGVLEDIARSSSYSQQLSGPLMVVPYRKVVRTWKLNEKTNERYQEVGEERGRLYFLPEHFELDGQVQTELRSRGIYEARLFHADNRISGHFSVPAQLGIKEDFVDYQFDQPFLAVGISDIRGIENALKLELNDQRLDFVPGTQVGWLGEGVHVTLPALDVRQATELSFAFDLRLQGTGQLQILPVGKTSKVSLSANWPHPSFIGNYLPAQREVTDQGFTAHWQTSFFSTNLQEALSSCVSGGTCEAYNARSFGVSFIDPVDQYLKSDRAIKYALLFIVLTFAGFFLFEVLKSLAVHPVQYALVGVALAFFYLLLLSLSEHIGFALAYLLSASGCVLLIGFYVCHVLRSVRHGLSFSAGLAALYGLLYGLLSAEDYALLMGSLLLFGLLGVFMVLTRKLDWYGIGQKPAKPLEFDIGAVE from the coding sequence ATGAACCGCAGCCTGACCATAAAACTCGGGGCGATTGCCCTTCTGATTCTGTTATTGCTGATCCCGCTATTGATGATCAACGGCATCATCCAGGACCGTCAGCAACTGCGCGACGGTGTGCTCGAAGACATCGCCCGCAGCTCCAGCTACAGCCAGCAATTGAGCGGGCCGTTGATGGTGGTGCCCTACCGCAAAGTGGTGCGCACCTGGAAACTCAACGAGAAAACCAATGAGCGTTACCAGGAAGTCGGTGAAGAACGCGGTCGCTTGTATTTCCTCCCGGAACACTTCGAACTCGACGGCCAGGTACAGACCGAATTGCGCTCGCGAGGCATTTATGAAGCGCGACTGTTCCACGCCGACAATCGCATCAGCGGGCATTTCTCGGTCCCGGCACAACTGGGCATCAAGGAAGATTTCGTCGATTATCAGTTCGATCAGCCATTTCTGGCCGTTGGTATCAGCGACATTCGCGGTATCGAAAACGCCCTGAAACTGGAACTCAATGACCAGCGCCTGGACTTTGTTCCTGGCACTCAGGTGGGTTGGTTAGGCGAAGGTGTACACGTGACGTTGCCGGCGCTGGATGTGAGGCAAGCCACGGAGCTGAGCTTTGCTTTCGACCTGCGCCTGCAAGGCACCGGTCAGTTGCAAATCCTCCCGGTGGGCAAGACCAGCAAGGTGTCGCTGAGCGCAAATTGGCCGCATCCGAGCTTCATCGGCAACTACTTGCCGGCCCAGCGTGAAGTCACCGATCAAGGCTTCACCGCCCACTGGCAGACCTCGTTTTTCTCCACCAACCTGCAAGAAGCGCTGAGCAGTTGTGTGTCCGGTGGTACGTGTGAGGCGTACAACGCACGCAGCTTTGGCGTGAGTTTCATCGACCCGGTGGACCAGTACTTGAAGAGTGATCGGGCGATCAAATATGCGCTGCTATTCATCGTGCTGACCTTCGCTGGATTCTTCCTGTTCGAAGTGCTCAAAAGCCTGGCGGTGCACCCGGTGCAGTACGCGTTGGTCGGCGTGGCGCTGGCATTCTTCTACCTGCTGTTGCTGTCGCTGTCCGAGCACATCGGGTTTGCCCTGGCGTACCTGTTGTCGGCCAGCGGTTGTGTGTTGCTGATCGGCTTCTATGTCTGCCATGTGCTGCGCAGCGTGCGCCACGGCTTGAGTTTTTCGGCGGGTCTGGCGGCGTTGTATGGCTTGCTTTACGGCCTGCTGAGTGCGGAGGATTACGCGCTGCTGATGGGCTCGTTGCTGCTGTTCGGATTGCTCGGCGTGTTCATGGTGCTGACCCGCAAGCTGGACTGGTATGGGATCGGGCAGAAGCCGGCCAAGCCGCTGGAATTTGATATCGGGGCGGTGGAATGA
- a CDS encoding 3'-5' exonuclease, with amino-acid sequence MSLFSWLRPAGPSLPGELQQRLQRLPSAPELSECSLREQRWVVLDLETTGLNLNKDRVLSIGAVVIEDGAIDFSQQFERTLQCADLKLAPSVLIHGLGPSAIAAGSDPAQALLEFMEFVGDSPLLAFHAPFDQHMLGRALKDHLGYKLQHSFLDVADIAPMLCPQAHIRDAGLDDWIDWFKLEVFERHNASADALATAELALILFSRARQQQIHSPLNLQQRVNQWKRRQRAPSF; translated from the coding sequence ATGAGCCTGTTTTCATGGCTGCGTCCGGCGGGTCCAAGCCTTCCCGGAGAACTCCAGCAACGTCTGCAACGGTTGCCTTCGGCCCCGGAGCTAAGTGAATGCAGCCTGCGCGAGCAACGCTGGGTGGTGCTGGATCTGGAAACCACCGGGTTGAACCTGAATAAGGATCGAGTGCTTTCCATCGGTGCGGTGGTGATTGAGGACGGGGCGATTGATTTCAGCCAGCAGTTCGAACGCACGCTGCAATGCGCCGACCTGAAACTGGCCCCCAGCGTATTGATTCATGGTCTGGGGCCCAGCGCGATTGCCGCCGGCAGCGATCCGGCGCAGGCGCTGCTCGAATTCATGGAGTTCGTCGGTGACAGTCCGCTGCTGGCGTTTCATGCACCGTTCGATCAGCACATGCTCGGGCGCGCGCTCAAAGACCATCTGGGCTACAAGTTGCAACATTCGTTTCTGGATGTGGCGGACATCGCACCGATGCTGTGTCCTCAGGCGCACATTCGCGACGCCGGGCTGGATGACTGGATCGACTGGTTCAAGCTTGAAGTCTTCGAACGCCACAACGCCAGCGCCGATGCACTGGCCACCGCCGAGCTGGCGCTGATTTTGTTCAGCCGCGCACGGCAGCAGCAGATTCACAGTCCGCTGAATTTGCAGCAGCGGGTGAATCAGTGGAAACGCAGGCAGCGCGCGCCTTCCTTCTGA
- a CDS encoding RNA polymerase sigma factor codes for MSSFQSPQSELVGALYRDHRGWLLAWLRRNVACPQRAEDLSQDTFVRLLGRDELKEPREPRAFLVAIAKGLLFDYFRRAALEQAYLTELMLIPEDEQPSVEEQLLILEDLKNIDRLLGKLSSKARAAFLFNRLDGLGHADIAERLGVSVPRVRQYLAQGIRQCYIALYGEPV; via the coding sequence GTGTCGTCATTCCAAAGCCCTCAGAGTGAGCTCGTTGGTGCGTTATATCGCGACCATCGCGGTTGGCTGTTGGCCTGGCTAAGACGCAACGTGGCCTGCCCGCAGCGGGCAGAAGACCTGAGTCAGGACACCTTCGTGCGCTTGTTGGGCCGCGATGAGCTGAAGGAACCCCGTGAACCGCGGGCGTTTCTGGTGGCGATCGCCAAAGGCTTGCTGTTCGACTATTTCCGCCGCGCCGCGCTGGAGCAGGCCTACCTCACCGAATTGATGCTGATCCCCGAAGACGAACAACCGTCGGTGGAAGAACAGTTGCTGATTCTCGAAGACCTGAAAAACATCGACCGCCTGCTCGGCAAACTGTCGAGCAAGGCGCGGGCAGCGTTTCTGTTTAACCGCCTTGACGGCCTTGGCCATGCCGATATCGCCGAACGCCTGGGCGTGTCGGTGCCTCGGGTTCGCCAATACCTGGCCCAAGGCATTCGTCAGTGCTACATCGCCTTGTACGGTGAGCCGGTATGA
- a CDS encoding PepSY-associated TM helix domain-containing protein, translating to MKSKTIRRWSCVHTWTSLICTVFLLMLALTGLPLIFHHEIDHLLGDAAELKQMPADTPQLNLQQLVQAAEKHRPGDVLQYFGFDEDEPNAAITIMAATAGTEPNSSHTFMLDARTGEALEMPSANGGFMMVMLRLHVDMFAGLPGKLLLAFMGLMFVAAIISGTVLYLPFMRRLKFATVRQDKSTRLRWLDLHNLIGVVTLTWALVVGVTGVISACADLLIAAWRNDSLSAMVAPYSDAPPLTQLAPATRLLDIAREVAPGMTPDFIAFPGTRFSSEHHYAVFMKGSTHLTSHLLTPVLIDASTLQVTAVAERPWYMDAMGMSQPLHFGDYGGMPMKILWATLDVLTIIVLGSGVYLWVVRRKAAKPVVKHAKAQA from the coding sequence ATGAAAAGCAAAACGATTCGCCGTTGGTCCTGCGTCCACACCTGGACCAGTCTGATCTGCACGGTATTTCTGCTGATGCTGGCGCTGACCGGCCTGCCGTTGATCTTTCATCATGAGATCGACCACCTGCTGGGCGATGCTGCGGAATTGAAGCAGATGCCGGCAGACACGCCGCAGCTGAATTTGCAGCAGTTGGTGCAGGCGGCTGAAAAACATCGCCCTGGCGATGTCCTGCAATATTTCGGCTTTGACGAAGACGAGCCCAACGCTGCAATCACCATCATGGCGGCCACCGCCGGCACCGAGCCGAATTCGTCGCACACCTTCATGCTCGACGCCCGTACCGGTGAAGCGCTGGAGATGCCGTCGGCCAACGGCGGTTTCATGATGGTGATGCTGCGCCTGCACGTGGACATGTTTGCCGGGCTCCCGGGCAAGTTGCTGCTGGCGTTCATGGGATTGATGTTTGTCGCGGCCATTATTTCCGGAACGGTGCTGTACCTGCCGTTCATGCGCCGCTTGAAGTTCGCCACTGTGCGCCAGGACAAGTCGACTCGCCTGCGCTGGCTCGACCTGCATAATCTGATCGGCGTGGTCACCCTGACGTGGGCATTGGTCGTGGGTGTGACAGGGGTGATCAGTGCGTGCGCTGACCTGCTGATCGCCGCCTGGCGCAACGACAGCCTGAGCGCGATGGTCGCGCCGTACAGTGACGCACCGCCGCTGACGCAGTTGGCGCCCGCAACCCGTTTGCTCGACATCGCCAGGGAAGTCGCACCGGGCATGACACCTGACTTCATCGCTTTCCCCGGCACCCGATTTTCCAGCGAGCACCATTACGCGGTGTTCATGAAAGGCAGCACGCACCTGACGTCGCACCTGCTGACCCCGGTGCTGATCGACGCCAGCACGCTGCAAGTCACAGCAGTGGCCGAACGACCGTGGTACATGGACGCCATGGGCATGTCGCAACCGCTGCACTTCGGCGATTACGGCGGCATGCCGATGAAAATCCTCTGGGCGACCCTGGATGTGCTGACCATCATTGTCCTGGGCAGCGGGGTTTATCTGTGGGTGGTGCGGCGCAAGGCGGCGAAACCGGTGGTGAAACACGCGAAGGCTCAGGCATGA
- a CDS encoding glutathione S-transferase has protein sequence MSAPSMTLFHNALSPFVRKVMVLLHETGQTDRVALQDCVLTPVNPDPALNEDNPLGKIPALRLADGNVIHDSRVILDYLDHQHVGNPLIPRDGSARWRRLTLASLADGIMDASVIVRYEVALRPPEKHWDEWLDGQRNKIRRALALLEKDAIAELTSHFDVAAISVACALGYLDLRHPDLAWRETNPQLAAWYFEVSQRPSMLATMPKV, from the coding sequence ATGTCCGCCCCCAGCATGACCCTGTTCCACAACGCTTTATCGCCCTTCGTTCGCAAAGTTATGGTGCTGCTGCACGAAACCGGTCAGACCGATCGCGTGGCGTTGCAAGACTGCGTGCTGACACCTGTGAACCCGGACCCGGCCCTCAATGAAGACAACCCGCTGGGCAAGATTCCGGCCCTGCGCCTGGCCGACGGCAACGTCATCCATGACAGCCGGGTCATCCTCGACTACCTCGATCACCAACACGTCGGCAATCCGCTGATTCCCCGCGACGGATCGGCCCGCTGGCGGCGCCTGACCCTGGCCTCCCTGGCCGACGGGATCATGGACGCTTCGGTGATAGTTCGTTACGAAGTCGCCCTGCGCCCGCCCGAGAAACACTGGGATGAGTGGCTCGATGGCCAGCGCAACAAGATCCGCCGCGCCCTGGCCCTGCTGGAGAAAGACGCGATTGCCGAACTGACCAGCCATTTCGATGTGGCGGCGATCAGCGTGGCGTGTGCATTGGGTTACCTCGACTTGCGCCACCCGGACCTGGCGTGGCGCGAGACGAATCCGCAACTGGCGGCCTGGTATTTTGAGGTGAGTCAGCGGCCTTCAATGTTGGCGACGATGCCGAAGGTATAG
- a CDS encoding TonB-dependent siderophore receptor — MSRSLDTLLRPSLLAVAIALCAPLASSPLIAAEQASSVRAYDLPAAPLASTLNQIASQAGLALSLNPSLAAGKTSAPVKGQFDAAGALREALRGSGLQLEQSSAGTYSLVAIPEGVLALPETAVIGVEYTESAWGPVDGYLATRTAAGTKTDTALVEAPRSISIATRQQMDDRNVQNLDDAVRYMPGIVASSYGSDTRADWLRVRGFEPTQFLDGLPLPKGVYANPKQETWNLERLALLRGPASSVYGQTPPGGLLDMVSRRPTAQDSHEIELQYGSDNQRQINFANTGKIDDAGQFLYSLSGVLRDSGTQIDHVDNKRYNIAPSLTWNIDDDTSFTLLTQFTRDDTGITSQFLPVQGTKIDMPFGKVSHHKNLGDPDWEFYDRTYYALGYAFEHRLNDVWQFRQNLRYTKSDLSFQAFTVGSYPFTQVDNQGNVGRTSTSVDEDISQFAVDNNFQADFATGDVRHTLLLGLDHQRSNTNYTSIFGDGLTTNVNNPIYGQPIVRPPRSSAFYDYDQKTHQTGVYVQDQMALDQWRLTLGGREDWVHTGTKFFNKGDATNTERDKAFSGNAAISYVFDSGFVPYLSYAESFQPTTGALASATESFKPTEGKQWELGVKYQPPGSKTLLTAAVYDLTQKNVSVTTTVGATPITSQTGEVKVKGLELEAVSDVTDNLKIIAAYTLAKSEVQKGDFKGNRLQLIPNQQASLWADYTWHNGVLDGFGLGAGARYTGNTYGDQANTFLGKADAYTVFDAAVHYDLGRLDNSLKGASLALNATNLLDKDYISTCDSFYCYYGDQRSVVASATYKW, encoded by the coding sequence ATGTCCCGTTCGCTCGACACCCTGTTGCGTCCCAGCCTGCTGGCCGTCGCCATTGCCCTTTGTGCCCCTCTGGCCAGCAGCCCGCTGATTGCCGCTGAACAGGCGTCCAGCGTCCGCGCCTACGACCTACCGGCCGCGCCGTTGGCCAGCACTCTGAATCAGATCGCCAGCCAGGCCGGCCTCGCGCTGTCGTTGAATCCATCGTTGGCAGCAGGCAAGACCTCGGCACCGGTGAAGGGTCAGTTCGACGCAGCCGGCGCGCTACGTGAAGCCTTGCGTGGCAGCGGTCTGCAACTGGAACAAAGCAGCGCTGGCACCTACAGTCTGGTCGCCATTCCCGAGGGCGTGCTGGCCCTGCCGGAAACCGCCGTCATCGGCGTCGAATACACCGAGAGCGCCTGGGGGCCGGTGGACGGTTACCTGGCGACCCGCACCGCCGCCGGCACCAAAACCGACACCGCGCTGGTCGAAGCGCCGCGCTCGATTTCGATTGCCACCCGCCAGCAGATGGACGATCGCAACGTGCAGAACCTCGATGACGCCGTGCGCTACATGCCCGGCATCGTCGCCAGCAGCTATGGCAGTGACACCCGCGCCGACTGGTTGCGCGTGCGCGGTTTCGAACCGACCCAGTTCCTGGACGGCTTGCCTCTGCCCAAAGGCGTGTATGCCAACCCGAAACAGGAAACCTGGAACCTCGAGCGTCTCGCCCTGCTGCGCGGCCCGGCTTCATCGGTGTACGGCCAGACCCCGCCGGGCGGCCTGCTGGACATGGTCAGTCGCCGTCCCACCGCGCAAGACAGCCACGAGATCGAGCTGCAATACGGCAGCGACAACCAGCGCCAGATCAACTTCGCCAACACCGGCAAGATCGACGACGCAGGCCAGTTTCTCTACAGCCTGAGCGGTGTGCTGCGCGACAGCGGCACGCAGATCGACCACGTCGACAACAAGCGCTACAACATTGCGCCAAGCCTGACCTGGAACATCGACGACGACACCTCGTTCACCCTGCTCACGCAATTCACCCGCGACGATACCGGCATCACCAGCCAGTTCCTGCCGGTACAGGGCACCAAAATCGACATGCCGTTTGGCAAGGTTTCCCATCACAAGAACCTGGGTGATCCGGATTGGGAATTCTACGACCGGACCTACTACGCGCTGGGTTACGCGTTTGAGCATCGCCTGAACGATGTCTGGCAATTCAGGCAAAACCTGCGTTACACCAAATCGGACCTGTCGTTCCAGGCATTCACGGTCGGCTCTTACCCGTTTACGCAGGTGGATAACCAAGGAAACGTCGGGCGCACCAGCACCAGCGTCGACGAAGACATCAGCCAGTTCGCCGTGGATAACAACTTCCAGGCTGACTTCGCAACCGGCGATGTGCGCCACACCCTGCTGCTCGGTCTCGACCACCAGCGCAGCAACACCAACTACACCTCGATTTTCGGTGACGGGCTGACCACCAACGTCAACAACCCGATCTATGGCCAGCCCATCGTTCGTCCGCCGCGCTCCTCCGCGTTCTACGACTACGACCAAAAAACTCACCAGACGGGCGTGTACGTACAGGACCAGATGGCCCTCGATCAATGGCGCCTGACCCTCGGCGGCCGTGAGGACTGGGTGCACACTGGCACAAAATTCTTCAACAAGGGCGACGCCACCAACACCGAGCGCGACAAGGCCTTCAGCGGCAACGCGGCGATCAGCTATGTGTTTGACTCGGGCTTCGTGCCGTACCTGTCCTACGCCGAATCGTTCCAGCCAACCACTGGCGCCCTGGCCTCGGCCACCGAATCGTTCAAGCCAACCGAAGGCAAGCAGTGGGAGCTGGGCGTGAAATACCAGCCACCGGGCAGCAAAACCCTGCTCACCGCAGCGGTGTATGACCTGACCCAGAAAAACGTTTCCGTCACCACCACCGTCGGCGCCACGCCGATCACCAGCCAGACCGGCGAAGTGAAGGTCAAGGGCCTGGAGCTGGAAGCGGTGTCCGATGTCACCGACAACCTGAAAATCATCGCTGCCTACACCCTGGCCAAGTCCGAAGTACAAAAAGGTGATTTCAAGGGCAATCGCCTGCAACTGATACCTAACCAGCAAGCGTCGCTGTGGGCCGATTACACCTGGCACAACGGCGTGCTCGACGGCTTCGGCCTCGGTGCCGGCGCCCGCTATACCGGCAACACGTATGGCGACCAGGCCAATACCTTTCTGGGCAAGGCCGACGCCTACACCGTGTTCGACGCCGCGGTTCATTACGACCTCGGTCGTCTGGACAACAGCCTCAAAGGCGCATCGCTGGCCCTCAACGCGACCAACCTGTTGGACAAGGACTACATCTCCACCTGTGACAGCTTCTACTGCTACTACGGCGACCAGCGCAGTGTCGTCGCCAGTGCGACTTACAAGTGGTAA
- a CDS encoding MFS transporter — protein sequence MKVKGIRWWMVGLVTAGLMVNYLARNTLSVAAPTLMSEMNISTEQYSHIVVAWQVCYALMQPVAGYIIDAIGTKMGFAIFAFAWSIACAAAAMASGWQGLAFVRGLLGLTEAAGLPAAVKASTEWFPAKERSVAIGWFNIGSSIGALLAPPLVVWAILHSGWELAFLIVGGLGIVWSFLWLILYKHPRDQKRLSDEERDYILSGQEDHFKDPTTKKGSWKKIIGSRNFYAIASARMLSEPAWQTFNAWIPLYLMTERHMNIKEIAMFAWLPFLAADLGCVLGGYLSPLFHKHCKVSLFTSRKMVLLFGASCMIGPACIGLVASPYTAIALLCVGGFAHQTLSGALYAITSDSFGKNEVATATGMGGMFGYLGAAAFTMVFGVMVTKIGYSPLFVVLAIFDIVAAFIVWTVARELKPQQAAPGPQAQLQPAT from the coding sequence ATGAAAGTCAAAGGCATCCGCTGGTGGATGGTCGGCCTGGTGACAGCCGGCCTGATGGTCAACTACCTGGCTCGCAATACCCTCTCAGTGGCCGCTCCGACCCTGATGAGCGAAATGAACATCTCCACCGAGCAGTACTCGCACATCGTGGTTGCATGGCAGGTTTGCTACGCGCTGATGCAACCGGTGGCGGGCTACATCATCGATGCCATCGGCACCAAAATGGGCTTTGCGATCTTCGCCTTCGCCTGGTCGATTGCCTGTGCGGCAGCGGCAATGGCCTCAGGTTGGCAAGGGCTGGCGTTCGTCCGGGGCCTGTTGGGCCTGACGGAAGCGGCCGGTTTGCCGGCTGCGGTCAAAGCCTCGACCGAATGGTTTCCGGCCAAGGAGCGTTCGGTTGCGATTGGCTGGTTCAACATCGGCTCCTCGATCGGCGCACTGCTGGCGCCGCCGCTGGTGGTCTGGGCGATTCTGCACAGTGGCTGGGAACTGGCATTCCTGATCGTCGGGGGCCTGGGCATTGTCTGGAGCTTCCTCTGGCTGATCCTCTACAAACATCCACGCGATCAAAAACGCCTGAGCGATGAAGAACGCGATTACATCCTCAGTGGCCAGGAAGATCACTTCAAAGACCCGACCACGAAAAAGGGCAGCTGGAAGAAGATCATCGGCAGCCGCAACTTCTACGCCATCGCCAGTGCGCGGATGCTCTCCGAGCCCGCCTGGCAGACGTTCAACGCCTGGATCCCGCTGTACCTGATGACCGAACGCCACATGAACATCAAAGAGATCGCGATGTTCGCCTGGCTGCCGTTTCTGGCCGCCGACCTTGGCTGCGTCCTGGGCGGTTACCTGAGCCCGTTGTTCCACAAGCACTGCAAAGTGTCGTTGTTCACCTCGCGCAAAATGGTCCTGCTGTTCGGTGCCTCGTGCATGATCGGCCCGGCCTGCATCGGCCTGGTGGCCAGCCCCTACACCGCGATCGCGCTGCTGTGCGTCGGCGGCTTCGCTCACCAGACATTGTCCGGCGCGCTGTATGCGATCACCTCCGACTCGTTCGGCAAGAATGAAGTGGCCACCGCCACCGGCATGGGCGGGATGTTCGGCTACCTGGGCGCCGCGGCCTTCACCATGGTGTTCGGCGTGATGGTGACCAAGATCGGTTACAGCCCACTGTTCGTGGTGCTGGCGATTTTCGACATCGTGGCCGCTTTCATCGTCTGGACCGTCGCCCGTGAACTGAAGCCACAGCAAGCTGCTCCGGGTCCGCAGGCGCAATTGCAACCGGCAACCTGA